The Sagittula sp. P11 genome window below encodes:
- a CDS encoding ABC transporter ATP-binding protein: MTDTTHALELNQIRKSFGPVDVIHGIDLAIEDGEFVVFVGPSGCGKSTLLRLIAGLDDPTSGDIVLKGKRVNGIPASERGLSMVFQSYALYPHMSVRQNLSFGLENMRMPREEITQRVDAAAKMLQIDHLLSRRPGQLSGGQRQRVAIGRAIVREPVIFLFDEPLSNLDAELRLQMRVEISDLHAKLGNTMIYVTHDQIEAMTMADRIVVLRGGRIEQVGRPLDLYNTPANRFVAGFIGAPQMNFLNGVLEGGVLKLDCGMVRDVPCAHAGKVTLGIRPERIGVSLDGHGDEVITVENYEQLGAVTYIYGAFANGERLTVQHAHQIPLKRGQQIGVTFPTEAFHLFGEDEKTLEMTR, from the coding sequence ATGACCGACACGACCCACGCGCTGGAGCTGAACCAGATCCGCAAGAGCTTTGGCCCCGTCGACGTGATCCACGGCATCGACCTCGCCATCGAGGACGGCGAGTTCGTGGTCTTCGTCGGTCCCTCCGGCTGCGGGAAGTCGACACTGCTGCGGCTGATCGCCGGGCTGGACGATCCGACCTCGGGCGACATCGTGCTGAAAGGCAAGCGGGTGAACGGCATCCCCGCATCCGAGCGCGGCCTCAGCATGGTGTTCCAGAGCTACGCGCTATACCCGCACATGTCGGTCCGCCAGAACCTGTCCTTCGGGCTGGAGAACATGCGCATGCCGCGCGAGGAGATCACGCAGCGCGTGGATGCCGCCGCGAAGATGCTGCAGATCGATCACCTGCTGTCGCGCCGTCCGGGCCAACTGTCCGGCGGCCAGCGCCAACGTGTGGCCATCGGACGCGCCATCGTGCGCGAGCCGGTGATCTTCCTGTTCGACGAGCCGCTCTCGAACCTCGACGCAGAGCTGCGGCTGCAGATGCGGGTGGAGATCAGCGACCTGCACGCCAAGCTGGGCAACACGATGATCTACGTGACCCACGACCAGATCGAGGCAATGACCATGGCCGACCGGATCGTCGTCCTGCGCGGCGGCCGGATCGAACAGGTGGGCCGGCCGCTTGACCTCTACAACACCCCGGCGAACCGCTTCGTCGCAGGTTTCATCGGCGCTCCGCAGATGAACTTTCTGAACGGGGTTCTGGAAGGCGGTGTGCTGAAGCTGGACTGCGGGATGGTCCGCGACGTGCCCTGTGCCCACGCAGGCAAGGTCACGCTGGGCATCCGGCCCGAACGGATCGGCGTCTCGCTCGACGGGCACGGGGACGAGGTCATTACGGTCGAGAACTACGAACAGCTCGGCGCCGTGACCTACATCTACGGGGCCTTCGCGAACGGCGAACGCCTGACCGTGCAGCACGCCCACCAGATCCCGCTGAAGCGCGGGCAACAGATCGGCGTGACATTCCCCACCGAAGCGTTCCATCTGTTCGGGGAAGACGAAAAGACACTGGAGATGACACGGTGA
- a CDS encoding methyl-accepting chemotaxis protein: MTHDFETKLKTYQLDGEHREMLIKAGVLLLPELDTVLENFYARATANPETAAFFDGPDRMAFARSAQKKHWERILTAQFDAEYFASIERIGRTHARIKLPLEFYMASYSQATSDLVSIFLKKCRIGFRGRSVDLIRNQIGVLVRAFSLDIERVVETTFMVLAEEQTCAFQHINTAIDKMAAGDLTHVIPSAETSDFPATFDPVRRKLNEATFKLGQTLAQVSATMDSLLGMISDVNTGTSDLSNRTASQAASLEETAAAIHELTENVRQSSDNTNRAKSVADDAARTAEAGAATVAEASEAMGRIQTSSDRITQIIGMIDDIAFQTNLLALNAGVEAARAGSAGRGFAVVAEEVRVLAGNASDAAKQIKDLVSASSQEVGSGVDLIQRAAETLQTIVQNFDHVAQLSTDIASASREQSTALSEVNAAIAQMDMVTQQNAAMVDETTTATERMRQEATGLQTILIKLKVPELDAPATVSATSRAA; this comes from the coding sequence ATGACCCACGATTTTGAAACCAAACTGAAGACTTACCAGCTTGACGGCGAACACCGCGAGATGTTGATCAAGGCTGGCGTGCTCCTCCTGCCGGAACTCGACACGGTGCTGGAAAATTTCTACGCCCGGGCGACGGCCAATCCCGAAACGGCTGCTTTCTTCGACGGGCCCGACCGCATGGCCTTTGCCCGGTCCGCCCAGAAGAAGCACTGGGAACGTATCCTGACCGCGCAGTTCGACGCCGAGTATTTTGCCTCGATCGAGCGGATCGGCCGGACACATGCGCGGATCAAGCTGCCGCTCGAATTCTACATGGCGTCCTATTCACAGGCGACGTCGGATCTGGTGTCGATCTTCCTGAAGAAGTGCCGCATCGGGTTCCGCGGGCGTTCGGTGGACCTGATACGCAACCAGATCGGCGTGCTGGTCCGCGCCTTCTCGCTCGATATCGAGCGTGTGGTGGAGACGACTTTCATGGTCCTCGCCGAGGAACAGACCTGCGCCTTCCAGCACATCAATACCGCCATCGACAAGATGGCCGCCGGCGACCTGACGCATGTGATCCCATCGGCTGAGACAAGCGATTTCCCCGCCACCTTCGATCCGGTGCGGCGCAAGCTCAACGAGGCGACGTTCAAACTCGGGCAGACGCTGGCACAGGTGTCGGCGACGATGGACAGCCTGCTCGGTATGATTTCCGACGTGAACACCGGAACCTCCGACCTGTCGAACCGCACTGCCAGCCAGGCGGCATCGCTGGAGGAAACGGCGGCGGCGATCCACGAGCTGACAGAAAACGTCCGGCAATCGTCCGACAACACAAACCGGGCGAAGTCCGTGGCCGACGACGCGGCCCGCACGGCAGAGGCAGGCGCCGCCACGGTCGCCGAGGCGTCGGAGGCGATGGGCCGTATCCAGACCTCCTCCGACCGGATCACGCAGATCATCGGCATGATCGACGACATCGCGTTCCAGACAAACCTCCTTGCGCTGAATGCAGGGGTTGAGGCGGCGCGCGCAGGCTCCGCCGGACGCGGCTTTGCCGTCGTCGCCGAAGAGGTCCGCGTGCTGGCCGGCAATGCCTCCGACGCGGCCAAGCAGATCAAGGACCTCGTTTCGGCCAGTTCGCAGGAAGTGGGCTCCGGCGTGGACCTGATCCAACGCGCGGCAGAGACGCTTCAGACAATCGTCCAGAACTTCGACCACGTGGCGCAATTGTCCACGGACATCGCCTCTGCCTCTCGCGAGCAGTCGACAGCCCTGAGCGAGGTCAACGCGGCCATCGCGCAGATGGACATGGTCACCCAACAGAACGCCGCCATGGTCGACGAGACGACGACCGCGACGGAACGGATGCGGCAAGAGGCGACCGGGCTGCAGACGATCCTCATCAAGCTGAAGGTGCCGGAACTCGACGCTCCGGCGACGGTCAGCGCAACGTCACGGGCGGCCTGA
- a CDS encoding carbohydrate ABC transporter permease — translation MTPAGLAMTILGLAWVVGGAAWLLSHRSYTLRQVPRFFADLLGFPVELSQSLFGRIGVPYALLLPNMLIFGFFTFLPMILNVYVSMTGGSSIALFDRPFVGLEKYRDIFDCANIFIPKTCSNAGYNFWTGMFNTLWFVVIQVPVMVVVALLTALVVNRNIRGRGFWRAMFFYPVMLSPVVIANIWNWVLHRKGALNAAIGGTQDTLSTLAGLSGFDIAATVVFGIVLMVVSERTLRGEGGLSTAWAGVFCGVFALLTAWAQPLSMVGLPGSGWLGLALAALLLWLVASERAIARAAVIGFGIAAVLMLLSIQFDAVFDFGRYRPVNWLVTPNTGWPFFWLVFVFCWSHMGFYMLILLAGLQAIPADLYEAAKMDATKPFRAFRRITLPLVMPTLTVVLVLSLIRSFQIFDEVYLLTGGGPGRETFMVVQNIYEVAFSSNHPDYGQAAAGSILMAVVIAVFTFFQLWLTRRQSDL, via the coding sequence ATGACACCGGCCGGACTGGCGATGACCATCCTCGGGCTTGCCTGGGTCGTGGGGGGCGCGGCGTGGCTTCTGAGCCACCGCAGCTACACCCTCCGGCAGGTGCCCCGCTTCTTCGCCGATCTGCTGGGGTTCCCGGTGGAGCTGTCGCAAAGCCTGTTCGGACGGATCGGCGTGCCTTACGCACTGCTTCTGCCAAACATGCTGATCTTCGGCTTCTTCACCTTCCTGCCGATGATCCTGAACGTCTATGTCTCGATGACAGGCGGATCGTCCATCGCGCTCTTCGACCGGCCCTTCGTGGGGCTGGAGAAGTACCGGGACATCTTCGACTGCGCGAACATCTTCATTCCCAAGACCTGCAGCAACGCCGGTTACAACTTCTGGACCGGCATGTTCAACACGCTCTGGTTCGTGGTCATCCAGGTGCCCGTGATGGTCGTCGTGGCGCTGCTGACCGCGCTGGTGGTCAACCGCAACATCCGGGGCAGGGGGTTTTGGCGGGCGATGTTCTTCTACCCGGTGATGCTGTCGCCGGTGGTCATCGCCAACATCTGGAACTGGGTCCTGCACCGCAAGGGGGCCCTGAACGCCGCGATCGGCGGCACGCAGGACACGCTCTCGACACTCGCCGGGCTGTCGGGCTTCGACATCGCGGCGACTGTCGTCTTCGGCATCGTGCTGATGGTGGTCTCCGAGCGCACATTGCGCGGCGAGGGCGGTCTCTCCACCGCTTGGGCGGGCGTCTTCTGCGGGGTCTTCGCACTCCTGACCGCATGGGCACAGCCGCTGTCCATGGTGGGTCTGCCCGGCAGCGGCTGGCTGGGGCTGGCGCTGGCGGCGCTGCTCCTGTGGCTGGTGGCCAGCGAACGGGCCATCGCCCGCGCGGCGGTGATCGGCTTCGGCATCGCCGCCGTCCTCATGCTGCTGTCGATCCAGTTCGACGCGGTCTTCGACTTCGGGCGCTACCGCCCGGTGAACTGGTTGGTGACACCCAACACAGGCTGGCCCTTCTTCTGGCTGGTCTTCGTCTTCTGCTGGTCGCACATGGGCTTCTACATGCTGATCCTGCTGGCCGGCCTTCAGGCGATCCCAGCCGACCTCTACGAGGCCGCCAAGATGGACGCCACGAAACCCTTCCGTGCATTCCGCCGCATCACCCTTCCGCTGGTCATGCCGACCCTGACCGTCGTCCTTGTGCTTTCGCTCATCCGCTCCTTCCAGATCTTCGACGAGGTCTACCTGCTGACCGGCGGCGGCCCCGGGCGCGAAACCTTCATGGTCGTGCAGAACATCTACGAGGTCGCCTTCTCCTCGAACCACCCCGATTACGGACAGGCGGCCGCCGGATCGATCCTCATGGCGGTCGTCATCGCCGTCTTCACCTTCTTCCAGCTCTGGCTGACGCGGAGGCAATCGGACCTGTGA
- a CDS encoding carbohydrate ABC transporter permease yields MSVSAFLSRTSGNRETAERIGIQDVLAYGYLVLGVLVILVPVLWTLFSSIKPETAVDSFDTRILPMSQVMQEIDGVGEKPVWIWTAEDGTEALVFKAGPTRKITEVARLDAPDDVFEVPREQLREKEEMRVALENYLDPILKRNGQETFNFFTYLANSVFVTVAATLITLLINAMAAFALSKYRFPGRLTFTILIVATLLIPASIILVSLFFVVWSFGIFGSLWGVIIPAAATPTGVFLLRQYMLTIPDELLEAARMDAASEWRIFWRIVLPLSLPALSVLAILSVIWRWNDFLWPLIVLISDPTKHTLQLGLTQFAGEFNSDFHYILAMTVVTLIPITLVFVWLQRFITTGIATTGLK; encoded by the coding sequence ATGAGCGTCTCCGCCTTCCTTTCCCGCACCTCCGGCAACCGCGAGACCGCCGAACGCATCGGCATCCAGGACGTGCTGGCCTACGGCTACCTCGTTCTGGGCGTGCTGGTCATCCTGGTGCCGGTACTCTGGACGCTGTTCTCCTCCATCAAGCCCGAAACCGCCGTCGACAGCTTCGATACCCGCATCCTGCCGATGAGCCAGGTGATGCAGGAGATCGACGGCGTGGGCGAGAAACCCGTCTGGATCTGGACGGCGGAGGACGGCACGGAGGCGCTGGTCTTCAAGGCGGGGCCGACGCGCAAGATCACGGAGGTGGCGCGGCTCGACGCCCCCGATGACGTCTTCGAGGTGCCGCGCGAACAGCTGCGCGAGAAGGAGGAAATGCGGGTCGCGCTAGAGAACTACCTCGACCCGATCCTGAAGCGGAACGGGCAGGAGACCTTCAACTTCTTCACCTATCTCGCCAACTCCGTCTTCGTCACGGTGGCGGCGACGCTGATCACGCTGCTGATCAACGCCATGGCCGCATTCGCCCTGTCGAAGTACCGCTTTCCCGGGCGGCTGACCTTTACGATCCTGATCGTCGCCACGCTCCTGATCCCGGCCTCGATCATCCTCGTTTCGCTGTTCTTCGTGGTCTGGTCGTTCGGCATCTTCGGCTCGCTCTGGGGCGTGATCATTCCCGCCGCCGCCACGCCTACGGGGGTGTTCCTGCTCAGGCAGTACATGCTGACCATTCCCGACGAACTGCTGGAGGCCGCGCGCATGGATGCGGCGTCGGAATGGCGGATCTTCTGGCGGATCGTGCTGCCGCTTTCTCTGCCCGCGCTCAGCGTGCTGGCCATCCTCAGCGTGATCTGGCGCTGGAACGACTTCCTCTGGCCGTTGATCGTTCTGATCTCCGACCCGACGAAACACACGCTGCAACTGGGCCTCACCCAGTTCGCCGGAGAGTTCAACTCCGACTTCCACTACATCCTTGCCATGACCGTGGTGACGCTGATCCCGATCACGCTGGTCTTCGTCTGGCTGCAGCGGTTCATCACCACCGGCATCGCCACGACCGGGCTGAAATGA
- the urtE gene encoding urea ABC transporter ATP-binding subunit UrtE, which produces MLTLSDLTLHYGHSQILYDISMEAKPGAVTCLMGTNGVGKTSLLKAISGTHPRSGGTMILNGQDVPPSTPPQARARAGIGYVPQGRDIFPLMTVRENLETGYACIPKDQWTIPDEIFELFPILKSFLNRRGGDLSGGQQQQLAIARAMIAQPKLLLLDEPTEGIQPNIIKQIGEVIKYLRSKGDMAIVLVEQFFDFAYELGDHFVALERGRVIHNATRADTDRDELLAKVSV; this is translated from the coding sequence ATGCTCACGCTTTCCGACCTGACCCTGCACTACGGTCACAGCCAGATCCTCTACGACATCTCGATGGAGGCAAAGCCCGGCGCGGTCACCTGCCTGATGGGCACCAATGGGGTGGGCAAGACCTCGCTCCTGAAGGCGATCTCCGGCACGCATCCGCGCTCCGGCGGCACGATGATCCTGAACGGTCAGGACGTGCCGCCCTCCACCCCGCCGCAGGCGCGCGCCCGCGCGGGAATCGGATACGTGCCGCAGGGCCGCGACATCTTCCCCCTGATGACGGTGCGCGAGAACCTCGAAACCGGGTATGCCTGCATCCCAAAGGATCAATGGACAATTCCAGACGAAATCTTCGAGCTTTTCCCGATACTGAAGAGCTTCCTGAACCGCCGCGGTGGCGACCTGTCGGGGGGCCAGCAACAGCAGCTCGCCATCGCCCGCGCGATGATCGCGCAGCCGAAGCTCCTGCTGCTGGACGAACCGACCGAGGGCATCCAGCCCAACATCATCAAGCAGATCGGCGAGGTGATCAAATACCTGCGGTCAAAGGGAGACATGGCCATCGTTCTGGTCGAGCAGTTCTTCGATTTCGCCTATGAGCTGGGCGACCATTTCGTCGCGCTGGAACGGGGCCGCGTGATCCATAACGCCACCCGCGCGGATACGGATCGCGACGAGTTGCTGGCCAAGGTATCGGTCTGA
- a CDS encoding Gfo/Idh/MocA family protein, with protein MKCALIGLGMVSKTYGDAIAKCETVDLSLVYARSPDAREAFLSDWPQLNARAASNVDEIAASDVDFVILTTPPNARSEIVETLAAAGKPILMEKPVERTLDAATALVERCEAAGVPLGIMLQHRARPVVADLRAVIGDLGPLRMAEVNVPWWRPQAYYDEPGRGTYARDGGGVMISQAIHTMDLMLSLTGPVAEVSAMSATTGFHDMESEDFVCAGLRFANGAVGQLFATTASFPGRGETVTLHFAEGSAHLEAGQLKIDRRDGTSEVLGQAATSGAGADPMAFTSDWHRFVIEDFAYSLTDKRPPLVPGRDALEVHRLIAALEKAGRTGTTVSLKDI; from the coding sequence GTGAAATGCGCACTGATCGGCCTTGGCATGGTCTCGAAGACCTACGGCGACGCGATTGCCAAATGCGAGACGGTGGACCTGTCGCTGGTCTACGCGCGCAGCCCTGACGCGCGCGAGGCATTCCTTTCCGACTGGCCGCAACTGAACGCCCGCGCGGCGTCGAACGTGGACGAGATCGCCGCCTCCGACGTTGACTTCGTGATCCTGACGACGCCCCCCAACGCGCGCTCCGAGATCGTCGAGACGCTGGCTGCGGCGGGCAAGCCGATCCTGATGGAGAAACCGGTGGAGCGCACGCTGGACGCCGCCACCGCTCTGGTCGAACGGTGCGAGGCGGCGGGCGTGCCGCTGGGGATCATGCTCCAGCACCGCGCCCGTCCTGTCGTCGCCGACCTGCGCGCGGTGATCGGTGACCTGGGACCCCTGCGCATGGCCGAGGTCAACGTGCCGTGGTGGCGTCCGCAGGCCTATTACGATGAGCCGGGCCGGGGCACCTATGCGCGTGACGGTGGGGGGGTGATGATCTCTCAGGCGATCCACACCATGGACCTGATGTTGTCGCTGACCGGCCCGGTGGCCGAGGTGTCAGCAATGTCCGCCACGACCGGGTTCCACGACATGGAATCCGAGGACTTCGTCTGCGCCGGGCTGCGCTTTGCCAACGGCGCGGTCGGGCAACTGTTCGCGACGACCGCCAGCTTCCCGGGGAGGGGAGAGACCGTCACCCTGCATTTCGCCGAAGGCTCCGCGCACCTCGAAGCCGGGCAATTGAAGATCGACCGCCGCGACGGTACGTCCGAGGTGCTGGGACAGGCTGCGACCTCGGGCGCGGGGGCGGACCCCATGGCCTTCACCTCCGACTGGCACCGCTTCGTGATCGAGGACTTCGCGTATTCTCTGACCGACAAGCGTCCGCCGCTTGTCCCGGGGCGCGACGCGCTGGAGGTGCACCGCCTGATCGCGGCACTCGAAAAGGCCGGGCGCACCGGCACGACCGTTTCCCTGAAGGATATCTGA
- a CDS encoding ABC transporter substrate-binding protein, translating to MLTRRGALRAVVAGSVSALALTAGAAQAVELDLMISDVDGKAAIIQEFAERYQEQNPDVQITLNAVGYNVIREQLPIQLEAGTGPDLSFVTNLGGMHPYYVDLTPHVDAEAWEAAYGAVLPWYRAGTEGGIYGFHTEMTVTGPYVNLTMFEEAGVDLPEPGATWEEWAEATQAVMDETGSYAGMVMDRSGHRSAGPAMSYGAKYFDNEGNLIVDEGFRTFAQMMLDWHESGLMPADIWPAASGAKYTNGNELFFNQEVPFYMSGSWNTSNVQDNVGDAFDWKVVPVPCGPEGCGVMPGGAGLVAFKSGDAEKEAAAAAFVGWMGEEEQAREWYARTFAIPAHAGLQKEGLDYEGAGATEAVAEALKTFTDMAAAAAEETPQAYDLQGSQFGFVMYNATVQYLSAAMNGELTLDEAMEKISEELETNAR from the coding sequence ATGCTGACAAGACGCGGAGCGCTGCGCGCCGTCGTGGCCGGATCCGTTTCGGCCCTTGCCCTGACCGCCGGAGCGGCCCAGGCCGTGGAACTCGATCTGATGATCTCGGACGTGGACGGCAAGGCAGCCATCATCCAGGAGTTCGCGGAACGCTACCAGGAGCAGAACCCTGACGTTCAGATCACGCTCAACGCCGTGGGCTACAACGTGATCCGCGAGCAGCTTCCGATCCAGCTCGAGGCGGGCACCGGGCCGGACCTGTCGTTTGTCACCAACCTTGGCGGCATGCACCCCTATTACGTCGACCTGACCCCGCACGTCGATGCCGAGGCATGGGAAGCCGCCTATGGCGCGGTCCTGCCGTGGTACCGTGCGGGCACCGAGGGCGGCATCTACGGCTTCCACACCGAGATGACGGTGACCGGTCCCTACGTGAACCTCACCATGTTCGAGGAAGCGGGCGTGGACCTGCCGGAACCGGGCGCGACCTGGGAAGAGTGGGCAGAAGCCACGCAGGCGGTCATGGACGAGACGGGCTCCTACGCCGGGATGGTGATGGACCGCTCCGGCCACCGCTCCGCCGGGCCGGCCATGTCCTACGGTGCCAAGTACTTCGACAACGAAGGCAACCTGATCGTCGACGAAGGCTTCAGGACCTTCGCGCAGATGATGCTCGACTGGCATGAAAGCGGCCTGATGCCCGCCGACATCTGGCCCGCCGCATCGGGCGCCAAGTACACCAACGGCAACGAGCTGTTCTTCAACCAGGAAGTGCCGTTCTACATGTCCGGGTCGTGGAACACCTCGAACGTGCAGGACAACGTGGGCGACGCCTTCGACTGGAAGGTGGTTCCCGTTCCCTGCGGTCCCGAGGGCTGCGGCGTGATGCCGGGCGGCGCGGGTCTCGTGGCCTTCAAGTCCGGCGATGCGGAGAAGGAAGCCGCCGCGGCCGCCTTCGTCGGCTGGATGGGCGAAGAGGAACAGGCGCGCGAGTGGTACGCCCGCACCTTCGCGATCCCGGCGCACGCCGGGCTTCAGAAGGAAGGCCTGGATTACGAAGGCGCCGGCGCGACCGAAGCGGTGGCCGAAGCGCTCAAGACCTTCACCGATATGGCCGCTGCCGCCGCCGAAGAGACGCCGCAGGCCTACGACCTCCAAGGCTCGCAGTTCGGCTTCGTCATGTACAACGCGACCGTGCAGTACCTCTCGGCCGCGATGAACGGCGAACTGACGCTGGACGAGGCGATGGAGAAGATTTCCGAGGAACTGGAAACCAACGCCCGCTGA
- a CDS encoding Gfo/Idh/MocA family protein yields MTRVAIIGAGIGAEHLAAYAELPELFEVATVCDLNLARAEAVASPHGIPATADFDAVLASDVDLIDVCLPPHLHLSACLRALEAGKDVVCEKPLVASLAEADQLIAKAAETGGRVFPVFQYRFGLGTAQLRAIVDAGLAGKLYAGTIETHWNRDAAYYAVDWRGTWAGERGGAILGHAIHIHDFLPAFLGPVARVYAELATRVNEIEVEDCAALSLRMKSGAVLTSSVTLGAATDTTRMRLVFEGVTVETGLSPYKPAQSAWQFTPRAPVTAEQIEEVLSGVGPQDVGFTGFFRAVGEALAGKGGREVTLADGRRSLEFVSAIYQSSRTGLPVNLPLGPEFPLYDGWLPA; encoded by the coding sequence GTGACGCGGGTTGCCATCATCGGAGCGGGCATCGGGGCCGAACACCTCGCCGCCTATGCCGAACTCCCCGAACTGTTCGAGGTGGCGACGGTCTGCGACCTGAACCTCGCCCGGGCCGAGGCGGTCGCCTCTCCCCATGGCATCCCGGCGACGGCGGATTTCGACGCGGTGCTGGCGTCGGATGTCGACCTGATCGACGTCTGCCTGCCGCCGCACCTGCACCTCTCCGCCTGCCTCAGGGCACTGGAGGCGGGCAAGGACGTGGTCTGCGAAAAGCCCCTCGTCGCCTCGCTGGCCGAGGCGGACCAGCTGATCGCCAAGGCGGCAGAGACCGGGGGCAGGGTCTTTCCGGTGTTCCAGTACCGCTTCGGCCTGGGCACCGCGCAACTGCGCGCCATCGTCGACGCCGGGCTGGCGGGCAAGCTCTACGCCGGCACGATCGAGACACACTGGAACCGCGACGCTGCCTATTACGCCGTGGACTGGCGCGGGACATGGGCCGGAGAGCGGGGTGGCGCGATTCTCGGCCACGCGATCCACATCCACGATTTCCTTCCGGCGTTCCTCGGCCCCGTCGCGCGCGTCTACGCCGAACTGGCGACCCGGGTGAACGAGATCGAGGTGGAGGACTGCGCCGCCCTGTCGCTGCGCATGAAGAGTGGCGCGGTCCTGACGTCCTCGGTCACTCTGGGCGCGGCGACGGACACCACGCGGATGCGGCTGGTCTTCGAGGGCGTGACGGTCGAGACCGGCCTGTCGCCCTACAAGCCCGCCCAGTCCGCATGGCAGTTCACCCCGCGCGCACCGGTCACGGCCGAGCAGATCGAAGAGGTGCTGTCCGGGGTCGGCCCGCAGGATGTCGGCTTCACCGGGTTCTTCCGCGCGGTCGGAGAGGCCCTGGCCGGGAAGGGCGGGCGCGAGGTGACTCTGGCCGACGGACGCCGGTCGCTGGAGTTCGTCAGCGCGATCTACCAGTCGTCCCGCACAGGCCTGCCGGTCAACCTGCCGCTGGGGCCTGAATTCCCGCTCTACGATGGCTGGCTGCCCGCCTGA
- a CDS encoding Gfo/Idh/MocA family protein, whose protein sequence is MSLKLGVLGIDHGHIFGMLGGMKALGCTCAQYWTDGPAVTEDKFNEVFPEVARVSDRREILDADLDMILISAVPADRAALAIEAMEAGKDVMVDKPGCTTLDQLDEIRDCVARTGRIWSVNFSERFQVRAAAKASELVAAGAIGRVVQVVTLAPHKQNLKTRPEWYFQKERYGGILCDIGSHQVDQFLHFTGSTDVTIAHALAENTTRPEYPGFQDFGEMTLVGDKGHGYLRLDWFTPDGLPTWGDGRLFLLGTEGTIECRKYTDIGQPHRTDNLYLVNAEENVHIDCREVELPYFGRLIADVQDRTETAAKQAHTFRTMEIAIRAQMKADGL, encoded by the coding sequence ATGAGCCTGAAGCTGGGCGTACTGGGCATCGACCACGGGCATATCTTCGGAATGCTCGGCGGCATGAAGGCGCTGGGGTGTACCTGCGCGCAATACTGGACCGACGGCCCTGCCGTCACCGAGGACAAGTTCAACGAGGTCTTCCCGGAGGTGGCCCGCGTCAGCGACCGTCGCGAGATCCTCGACGCCGATCTGGACATGATCCTGATCTCCGCCGTGCCCGCCGACCGCGCCGCACTGGCGATCGAGGCGATGGAAGCGGGCAAGGATGTCATGGTCGACAAGCCGGGCTGCACCACGCTGGACCAGCTCGACGAGATCCGCGACTGCGTGGCCCGGACCGGCCGCATCTGGTCGGTGAACTTCTCCGAGCGGTTTCAGGTGCGGGCGGCGGCCAAGGCATCGGAACTGGTGGCCGCGGGCGCCATCGGACGCGTCGTGCAGGTTGTCACGCTGGCCCCCCACAAGCAGAACCTGAAGACGCGCCCCGAGTGGTACTTCCAGAAGGAGCGGTACGGCGGCATCCTCTGCGACATCGGCTCCCACCAGGTGGACCAGTTCCTGCATTTCACCGGCTCCACCGACGTGACCATCGCCCATGCGCTGGCAGAGAACACGACCCGCCCCGAGTATCCCGGCTTCCAGGACTTCGGCGAGATGACCCTCGTCGGCGACAAGGGGCACGGCTACCTGCGGCTAGACTGGTTCACCCCGGACGGCCTGCCCACCTGGGGCGACGGAAGGCTCTTCCTGCTCGGCACGGAGGGCACTATTGAATGCCGGAAATACACCGACATCGGACAGCCGCACCGCACCGATAACCTCTATCTCGTGAACGCGGAGGAGAACGTGCACATCGACTGCCGCGAGGTGGAACTCCCCTACTTCGGGCGCCTCATCGCGGATGTGCAGGATCGGACGGAAACGGCTGCCAAGCAGGCCCACACCTTCCGCACGATGGAGATCGCGATCCGGGCGCAGATGAAGGCGGACGGACTGTGA